A genomic segment from Acidimicrobiia bacterium encodes:
- a CDS encoding nucleoside deaminase has translation MNPAAAWDRVEEGWKVAFLQSWKAFSRSSFPVGSALVGGDGVVLASGRNRVFDPAEEGLSGSLLAHAEIDSLSRLSADERHDDVTLFTTLEPCVYCMGAVVVSRVGTVRYAGVDLYGGAAGLPLDLNQQTARYPLRVEGPLAGPYGTWAAVLPLVFLLGADRWRRVVDHVGRADPRLLDTAGRVGELASLLDPKSTSLAAALEEAWPILQ, from the coding sequence GTGAACCCGGCGGCGGCCTGGGATCGAGTCGAGGAGGGCTGGAAGGTGGCCTTCCTTCAAAGCTGGAAGGCATTCTCCCGCAGCTCATTTCCGGTGGGATCGGCACTGGTCGGTGGAGATGGGGTTGTCCTCGCTAGTGGTCGCAACAGAGTGTTCGACCCGGCCGAGGAGGGTTTGTCGGGATCTCTACTCGCCCATGCAGAGATCGACTCTCTGAGCCGGTTGTCGGCCGACGAACGACACGACGATGTGACGCTCTTCACGACCCTCGAGCCTTGTGTTTATTGCATGGGAGCAGTTGTGGTGTCCCGGGTTGGGACCGTCCGGTATGCGGGGGTCGACCTGTACGGTGGCGCGGCGGGCCTCCCGTTGGATCTCAATCAGCAGACTGCTCGCTACCCGTTGCGCGTCGAAGGGCCCCTGGCCGGCCCCTACGGAACGTGGGCGGCCGTCCTGCCGCTCGTGTTCCTTCTGGGTGCCGACCGCTGGCGACGGGTTGTCGACCATGTCGGTCGGGCCGATCCGCGACTCCTGGACACAGCGGGCCGGGTAGGTGAGCTGGCTTCGTTGCTGGATCCGAAGTCAACCAGTCTGGCCGCCGCGCTCGAAGAGGCCTGGCCGATCCTTCAATAG
- a CDS encoding 6-bladed beta-propeller has product MLLGLIVLLVIAAGILAITLIWILRPDSDAGNLALPADCPMVFEKTIIGFGSGADELLLQPLATQFDVNGNVLVADTGNGRILVFGPEKELINVIGADEGPGKLWGPYSMAFSADQQRLYVADWALRAILIYSADGRYIETFPAVDQDFDVFGPDGFSPYEVRVWKDQIVAASNDGLYFFDRSGHVVDRWGGDARGSGAGEFAFPDAFTIDEETGTFYVADTLNRRIVALDETGEVLWISGERDVDGEIVSFWQLPRGIAIGSDGNLYVVDTFRAQDKCSGAGHIVVLNPDGELISEFGAAGIAETSLNFPEKLAVAPDGSFALADRENNRVVLFTVATPLPSANDLEQAAYARTYQPPEG; this is encoded by the coding sequence ATGCTGCTGGGCCTCATCGTATTGCTCGTAATCGCGGCGGGTATCCTGGCAATAACGCTGATCTGGATATTGCGTCCGGATTCCGATGCAGGAAACCTGGCGCTCCCAGCCGACTGTCCAATGGTATTCGAGAAAACCATCATCGGATTCGGGTCGGGTGCCGACGAGTTACTGCTCCAACCCCTAGCGACACAGTTCGATGTGAACGGGAATGTGCTCGTGGCCGACACCGGTAACGGCAGAATTCTCGTATTCGGACCCGAGAAGGAGCTCATCAACGTCATCGGAGCGGACGAAGGCCCCGGCAAACTATGGGGACCCTACAGCATGGCGTTTTCCGCGGATCAGCAGAGGTTGTACGTCGCCGATTGGGCGCTTCGAGCGATCTTGATCTATTCAGCTGACGGCAGATACATCGAGACCTTCCCGGCAGTAGACCAGGATTTCGACGTCTTTGGACCGGACGGGTTCTCCCCCTACGAGGTACGCGTGTGGAAAGACCAGATCGTGGCCGCCAGCAACGACGGGCTCTACTTCTTCGATCGATCGGGCCACGTTGTCGACCGCTGGGGAGGCGACGCCAGGGGGTCCGGGGCCGGGGAATTCGCTTTCCCCGACGCATTCACAATTGATGAGGAGACCGGCACGTTCTACGTTGCCGACACGCTCAACCGCCGCATAGTCGCCCTCGACGAGACGGGCGAAGTCCTGTGGATCTCCGGTGAGCGTGACGTCGATGGAGAAATCGTCAGCTTCTGGCAACTTCCGCGAGGAATCGCCATCGGATCCGACGGAAATCTCTACGTGGTGGACACCTTCAGAGCACAAGACAAGTGCTCCGGCGCCGGACACATCGTTGTTCTCAACCCAGATGGGGAGCTGATTTCGGAGTTCGGTGCGGCCGGCATCGCGGAGACATCTCTCAACTTCCCCGAGAAGCTCGCCGTGGCCCCGGATGGGTCGTTCGCGCTGGCCGACCGCGAGAACAACCGTGTCGTGCTCTTCACCGTTGCGACGCCACTGCCGTCTGCCAACGACCTGGAGCAGGCGGCCTACGCGAGGACTTACCAACCACCCGAGGGCTGA
- the hemC gene encoding hydroxymethylbilane synthase, translating to MPTEIRLATRRSALALYQAGRVADRLRAVHGDMRIELVEIDSTGDLDRNSPVAQLTQMGAFVRAVQAAVLDGRADAAVHSLKDLPTAQADGLVLAALPERATPWDAVVGARLADLTEGAVVGTGSPRRIAQLKAIRPDLSTRELRGNVDTRLRKVAGGEVDAAILAEAGLTRLGHTDDISEVLTLDSMVPAPGQGVLAVETRDHGPIRGLVAVIDDHELAPLVAGERLLLTETGAGCRSALGALAQWHDGRIRMDAFIEDHNGARRTSVLGDDPAGVVAAARKELGL from the coding sequence GTGCCGACTGAGATCCGTCTCGCCACCCGTCGTTCGGCACTGGCCCTCTACCAGGCCGGGCGCGTAGCCGATCGGCTCCGCGCCGTCCACGGAGACATGAGGATCGAACTCGTTGAGATCGACTCGACCGGAGACCTTGATCGGAACTCGCCTGTCGCGCAGCTCACCCAAATGGGCGCATTCGTTCGAGCCGTACAGGCCGCCGTACTCGACGGCCGGGCCGACGCCGCCGTTCACTCACTCAAGGATCTTCCCACCGCCCAAGCAGACGGCCTAGTCCTGGCGGCGTTGCCCGAGCGGGCGACTCCCTGGGACGCCGTCGTCGGAGCACGGCTCGCCGACTTGACCGAAGGGGCCGTGGTCGGGACCGGCAGCCCCCGTCGCATTGCCCAGCTCAAAGCCATACGCCCGGATCTCTCCACCCGGGAACTGCGCGGCAATGTCGATACGCGCCTCCGGAAGGTTGCCGGTGGCGAGGTCGATGCAGCAATCCTCGCCGAGGCCGGGCTCACTCGCCTCGGTCACACGGACGACATCTCTGAGGTTCTCACGCTCGACTCTATGGTGCCTGCCCCGGGGCAGGGTGTGCTGGCCGTTGAGACGCGCGATCACGGGCCCATCCGAGGTCTCGTCGCGGTCATCGACGACCACGAGTTGGCGCCTCTGGTCGCCGGCGAGCGGCTGCTCCTCACCGAGACCGGGGCGGGATGCCGGTCGGCACTCGGTGCCCTGGCGCAGTGGCACGACGGCCGGATCCGCATGGATGCCTTCATCGAAGACCACAACGGGGCTCGCCGCACTTCGGTCCTCGGCGATGACCCCGCCGGCGTGGTTGCGGCGGCACGGAAGGAGTTGGGGTTATGA
- a CDS encoding cytochrome b/b6 domain-containing protein: MSDVLERQAADVQADDRILRFGKADRIEHAVQVISFAGLGLTGLIQKFFESAISQWWIGFLGGLPQVRVIHRWLATILMLAVIWHFGKAGYRTYVERRPRAMVPSKRDWIAIKESVALLAGRRHEPVKQGRFTFAEKVEYWSFVWGTVLMIATGYMLWNPISTAKFLPGDFIPAAKAAHGGEAILAVLAILVWHIYHVHIKHFNRSIFTGYISRVEMIEEHGLELEAIEAGKSGPQATPAQMAERRRKFLLAFGVVAVLMMAGIYWFVSFEDTSIATIEPIEDVVAFKPLPPEFQNPSGPALSEDNPLPTIVIPDTTLPTETTVPQGEVTWATVGPLLADNCGTCHSASNSMGGLDLSSYEGALGSEGVVVTGDAAASSLVTVQEAGGHPGQLTAGDLALVTAWIDSGAAGDGATPTAALSWDGGIGATAALRCGACHSDTVALGGVDLSSLSNALASGDAILPGDAAGSTLITVQEAGGHPGAFTAAELATFKEWIGAGAP, encoded by the coding sequence GTGTCTGACGTCCTCGAGCGCCAAGCAGCGGACGTCCAAGCGGATGACCGGATACTGCGTTTTGGAAAAGCGGATCGCATCGAGCATGCCGTCCAGGTAATCAGCTTCGCCGGCCTCGGCCTCACCGGACTTATCCAGAAGTTCTTCGAGTCGGCCATCTCTCAGTGGTGGATCGGGTTCCTCGGTGGGTTGCCGCAAGTGCGCGTTATTCATCGGTGGCTGGCGACCATCCTCATGCTCGCCGTCATCTGGCACTTTGGAAAAGCCGGATATCGCACGTACGTCGAACGGCGGCCACGGGCCATGGTCCCGAGCAAGCGCGACTGGATTGCCATCAAAGAATCGGTCGCGCTGCTGGCGGGACGGCGGCACGAACCGGTGAAACAAGGTCGGTTCACATTCGCGGAGAAAGTCGAGTACTGGTCGTTCGTCTGGGGCACCGTGTTGATGATCGCCACCGGCTACATGCTGTGGAATCCGATTTCCACCGCCAAGTTCCTCCCCGGCGATTTCATCCCGGCCGCCAAAGCAGCTCACGGTGGAGAGGCGATCCTGGCAGTGCTGGCCATCCTCGTCTGGCACATCTACCACGTGCACATCAAGCACTTCAACAGGAGCATCTTCACCGGCTACATCAGCCGGGTAGAGATGATCGAAGAACACGGCCTGGAACTCGAGGCCATAGAGGCAGGCAAGTCCGGTCCGCAGGCGACCCCGGCCCAGATGGCTGAGCGGCGGCGCAAGTTCCTGCTCGCCTTCGGCGTTGTGGCGGTCCTCATGATGGCCGGCATCTACTGGTTCGTGAGCTTCGAAGATACGTCTATCGCCACCATCGAGCCCATCGAAGACGTAGTGGCCTTCAAACCGCTGCCACCTGAGTTCCAGAACCCGAGCGGACCGGCGCTCTCTGAAGACAACCCGCTCCCGACCATCGTCATCCCCGACACCACCCTCCCCACCGAGACCACGGTGCCGCAGGGCGAAGTCACATGGGCGACGGTTGGACCCCTACTGGCCGATAACTGTGGTACCTGCCACTCAGCCTCGAACTCAATGGGCGGACTCGACCTCTCGTCATACGAGGGGGCGCTGGGTTCCGAGGGAGTTGTTGTCACCGGTGACGCCGCTGCCAGTTCCCTGGTGACGGTCCAGGAGGCCGGAGGACATCCCGGCCAATTGACCGCCGGAGATCTGGCCCTGGTCACTGCGTGGATCGACTCCGGAGCCGCCGGTGACGGCGCAACGCCGACCGCAGCACTGAGTTGGGACGGTGGAATCGGAGCGACGGCCGCTCTGCGGTGTGGCGCCTGCCACTCCGACACGGTGGCCCTCGGTGGCGTGGATCTGTCCTCGCTCTCGAATGCGCTGGCCAGCGGCGATGCGATCCTTCCCGGCGACGCCGCCGGGAGCACGCTCATCACCGTCCAGGAGGCCGGAGGCCATCCGGGTGCCTTCACTGCTGCGGAGCTGGCGACGTTCAAGGAGTGGATCGGGGCCGGCGCGCCGTAA
- a CDS encoding uroporphyrinogen-III synthase codes for MKRVAVTTSADRAQAAAMPFTFLGLQTVLLPCIGVESSAEPELEAVRAIALLTDLLVVSSKRTIDILWPEGPLPAVDFAVVGAATARAVQARGGRAAMIGTGGSAQLVEMLAPHVTGRSVAWPHGRGADPRPLQQLAGHAREFSAPIIYTSVPLAPPSDPVDVITFASPSAVSGWQLSRPLDKPVAAIGESTRLAVNRTGTSATIVAEAPTFQSLAEAVAKHLGVAA; via the coding sequence ATGAAACGCGTGGCCGTCACCACCAGTGCCGATCGGGCGCAAGCCGCCGCCATGCCGTTCACGTTCCTCGGCTTGCAGACTGTGCTGCTCCCCTGCATCGGCGTCGAGTCCTCTGCTGAGCCGGAACTCGAGGCGGTTCGCGCCATCGCCCTCCTCACGGATCTACTGGTCGTCAGTTCAAAGAGAACGATCGACATTCTCTGGCCGGAAGGTCCCCTTCCTGCCGTCGACTTTGCAGTCGTCGGAGCTGCCACCGCCCGGGCGGTGCAAGCGCGTGGCGGCCGGGCGGCGATGATCGGCACCGGCGGGTCGGCACAACTCGTAGAGATGCTGGCCCCACACGTAACCGGCAGATCCGTCGCCTGGCCCCATGGACGCGGAGCCGATCCCAGGCCGTTGCAGCAACTGGCCGGCCATGCCAGAGAGTTCTCCGCGCCAATCATCTACACCAGCGTGCCCCTGGCCCCTCCTTCCGATCCCGTCGATGTGATCACATTCGCTTCTCCGTCGGCGGTGTCCGGATGGCAGCTGTCACGACCGCTCGACAAGCCGGTGGCGGCAATCGGAGAGAGCACCCGTCTGGCGGTCAATCGGACCGGAACTTCGGCGACGATTGTTGCCGAAGCTCCGACGTTCCAGAGCCTGGCCGAAGCCGTCGCCAAACACCTGGGAGTTGCAGCATGA
- the hemB gene encoding porphobilinogen synthase: MSQFPTIRPRRLRRTDRLRRTVSETRLDPARFVLPVFVVAGEKVRRSIASMPGHYHLSVDGILDLAKRAEDAGVGGMIFFGIPDHKDEIGSPAWDPAGPVPKAIEAVAGAAPGLVRWADVCLCEYTSHGHCGPITGDTVDNDAALPLLARAASAYADAGADIVAPSDMMDGRVSAIRTSLDETGHTGVTICSYSVKYASGYYGPFREAADSAPTFGDRRSYQMDPANAREARREAALDEGEGADMIMVKPAGPYQDIIRDLRDRTDLPIAAYQVSGEFSMIEAAAAQGWIERNRVMLESLTGIVRSGADIVLTYFAIDAALALREG; encoded by the coding sequence ATGAGTCAGTTCCCGACGATCCGCCCCCGGCGACTCCGCAGAACGGATAGGTTGCGGCGAACGGTCTCGGAGACCCGCCTGGATCCGGCCCGGTTCGTCCTGCCGGTGTTCGTGGTCGCCGGCGAAAAAGTCCGCCGCTCGATTGCGTCGATGCCGGGCCACTATCATCTCTCCGTCGACGGCATCCTCGATTTGGCCAAACGGGCAGAAGATGCCGGGGTGGGAGGGATGATCTTCTTCGGGATCCCCGACCACAAGGACGAGATCGGTTCGCCGGCCTGGGATCCGGCCGGGCCGGTTCCGAAAGCCATAGAGGCAGTCGCCGGCGCCGCCCCCGGCCTGGTGCGCTGGGCGGATGTCTGCCTGTGCGAGTACACCAGTCACGGCCACTGCGGGCCGATTACCGGAGACACCGTCGACAACGATGCCGCTCTACCCCTGCTCGCCAGGGCTGCATCTGCCTACGCAGACGCGGGCGCCGACATCGTCGCACCGTCCGACATGATGGACGGACGGGTGAGCGCCATCCGCACCAGTTTGGACGAGACGGGCCACACAGGCGTCACCATTTGTTCGTATTCCGTGAAGTACGCATCCGGCTACTACGGGCCGTTCCGCGAGGCAGCCGACTCTGCACCGACATTCGGCGACCGGCGGTCCTATCAGATGGATCCGGCCAACGCCCGCGAAGCCAGGCGGGAAGCCGCCCTCGACGAGGGCGAGGGCGCCGACATGATCATGGTCAAGCCGGCCGGTCCCTACCAGGACATCATCAGGGACCTGCGGGATCGCACCGACCTGCCAATCGCCGCCTATCAGGTGTCCGGTGAATTCTCGATGATCGAAGCGGCGGCGGCACAGGGTTGGATCGAAAGGAACCGGGTCATGCTCGAATCACTGACCGGCATCGTTCGATCCGGAGCGGACATCGTCTTGACGTACTTCGCCATCGATGCCGCCCTGGCGTTGAGGGAGGGATGA
- a CDS encoding cytochrome c3 family protein codes for MRTKLQRFALWGMLFIAVIGFTALSADLASAQDSADSEVNNYCLGCHKSGNIILSFPSGEMLPAVVPRTVFDASIHGQAGLTCIACHTDIGQYPHDPMSAVTRRDLAIELYTTCFNCHQSEYTDTLDNMHTEALAGGNREAAVCTDCHGAHNVTHPSADTTAIPRTCRNCHSEIYDLYAGSIHGAALLEHDNQDVPSCTSCHGVHSVEGPSHSQFHLFSPKICEDCHADEALMGKYGISTAVFDTYVADFHGTTVMLFEELAPDQKTNSPVCIDCHGVHNILAADSVDSTVYKENLLLTCQRCHPDATANFPDSWMKHYQPTADQAIFVWLVNWFYRLVIPGVVGGMLVWVTIDGIRHLQHRRKAAASV; via the coding sequence ATGCGCACCAAGCTGCAACGGTTCGCTCTGTGGGGGATGCTGTTCATTGCCGTCATCGGATTCACTGCCCTCTCGGCGGACTTGGCCTCAGCGCAGGACTCCGCCGACTCGGAAGTCAACAATTACTGCCTAGGATGCCACAAATCCGGGAACATCATTCTGTCGTTCCCGTCGGGTGAGATGCTTCCCGCCGTGGTGCCGCGCACCGTCTTTGACGCCTCGATTCACGGTCAGGCCGGCCTCACCTGCATTGCCTGTCATACCGATATCGGGCAATACCCCCACGATCCGATGTCGGCCGTCACCCGTCGTGACCTCGCCATTGAGTTGTACACCACGTGTTTCAACTGCCATCAGAGCGAATACACCGACACGCTCGACAACATGCACACCGAGGCACTGGCCGGCGGCAACCGGGAAGCAGCCGTCTGCACTGACTGCCACGGCGCCCACAACGTGACTCACCCGAGCGCCGACACGACGGCCATCCCCCGCACTTGCCGGAACTGCCACTCGGAAATCTACGACCTGTATGCCGGCAGCATCCACGGCGCCGCCCTGCTCGAACACGACAATCAGGACGTTCCGAGCTGCACGAGTTGTCACGGTGTCCACAGTGTTGAAGGACCTTCGCACTCGCAGTTCCACTTGTTCTCACCGAAAATCTGCGAGGACTGCCACGCGGACGAAGCCCTCATGGGCAAGTACGGGATCAGCACGGCCGTCTTCGACACCTATGTGGCCGATTTCCACGGCACGACTGTCATGCTCTTCGAGGAACTGGCGCCCGACCAGAAGACCAATTCGCCGGTCTGTATCGACTGCCACGGCGTGCACAACATCCTGGCCGCCGACTCGGTCGACTCGACTGTCTACAAGGAGAACCTGCTCCTCACCTGTCAGCGGTGCCACCCCGACGCCACCGCCAACTTCCCTGACTCGTGGATGAAGCACTACCAACCAACCGCCGACCAGGCGATTTTTGTCTGGCTGGTCAACTGGTTCTACCGACTCGTCATCCCCGGCGTCGTAGGGGGCATGCTGGTCTGGGTGACGATCGATGGCATTCGCCATCTGCAGCATCGACGGAAGGCGGCCGCGAGTGTCTGA
- a CDS encoding ISL3 family transposase, translating to MCELLVGLPAVNVLEVTDADTHLRVMVETRGERPSCPACGSAVTVNDRNMVELTDLPCFGRPTVLAWRKIRWACPLRCGSFTEQAPAIAASRLKLTDRAGRWATVQVGRHGRSVTEVAKDLGCGWHPVMDAVAAYGQALVDDPARFGDVSALGLDETLRCRVGEWRRQEWTTQIVDVEAGQLLDVVAGRAASGPIEWLEKQTGEWRGRIRWATLDLSGPYRKVFDVMLPDAVQVADPFHLVRLANSKLDECRRRVQNETVGHRGRKDDPLYRARRLLTKAHERLDQAGELKLTGLLKAGDPRGEVQMTWHAKETIRSIYHFDDHDLACELVDQLIDDLGDRTMPLEVRSLGRTIARWKDQIVAWHRARVSNGPTEAVNNLLKRVKRMAFRITNFRNYRIRTLLYAGKPNWDLLATSTPH from the coding sequence ATGTGCGAGCTGCTGGTGGGGTTGCCCGCCGTCAACGTGTTGGAGGTGACCGATGCCGACACCCATCTTCGAGTGATGGTCGAGACCAGAGGAGAACGTCCGTCGTGTCCCGCCTGTGGGTCGGCGGTGACGGTGAACGATCGGAACATGGTCGAGTTGACGGATCTGCCCTGTTTCGGACGGCCGACGGTGTTGGCGTGGCGCAAGATCCGCTGGGCATGCCCGTTGAGGTGCGGGTCGTTCACCGAGCAGGCACCGGCAATCGCCGCATCCCGGTTGAAGTTGACGGATCGGGCGGGCCGGTGGGCGACGGTGCAGGTGGGTCGTCATGGCCGATCAGTCACGGAGGTGGCCAAGGATCTGGGCTGCGGCTGGCATCCGGTGATGGACGCCGTCGCTGCCTACGGTCAAGCCCTGGTCGACGACCCGGCACGGTTCGGAGACGTGTCGGCCCTGGGGTTGGATGAGACGTTGCGGTGCCGTGTCGGGGAATGGCGCCGCCAGGAGTGGACCACTCAGATCGTCGACGTGGAAGCCGGCCAGTTGCTCGATGTGGTGGCCGGCCGCGCCGCTTCGGGTCCGATCGAATGGCTCGAGAAGCAGACAGGCGAGTGGCGGGGCCGGATCCGGTGGGCGACGTTGGACTTGTCGGGACCGTACCGGAAAGTGTTCGATGTGATGCTTCCCGACGCTGTCCAGGTGGCCGACCCGTTCCACCTTGTACGCCTCGCCAACTCGAAGCTGGACGAGTGCCGCCGCCGAGTCCAGAACGAGACCGTCGGGCATCGAGGCAGAAAAGACGACCCGTTGTATCGGGCACGGCGGTTGTTGACCAAAGCCCATGAGCGGCTCGACCAAGCCGGCGAGCTGAAACTGACCGGTCTGCTCAAGGCGGGCGACCCTCGGGGTGAGGTGCAGATGACCTGGCATGCCAAAGAGACCATCCGGTCCATCTACCACTTCGACGATCACGACCTCGCCTGTGAGCTCGTCGACCAGCTCATCGACGACCTCGGAGACCGGACGATGCCCCTCGAGGTGCGTTCCCTCGGCCGCACCATCGCCCGGTGGAAGGATCAGATCGTGGCTTGGCACCGGGCTCGGGTGTCGAACGGACCAACCGAAGCGGTCAACAACCTCCTCAAGCGCGTCAAGCGGATGGCGTTCAGGATCACCAACTTCCGCAACTACCGGATCCGAACCCTCCTCTACGCCGGAAAACCCAACTGGGACCTACTCGCAACCAGCACACCCCACTGA
- a CDS encoding NapC/NirT family cytochrome c has protein sequence MDDMSNTPPDPEDQDALEVPEAESTGSADDDYTIQSLYGHPLAALGGAIMLAGILVFIVLLGLDYLSETENPYRSLVAFIGAPAIGFLGLLLFLIAIRVQVSSAKRHGQHIRWRLTIIPSSARYMRNLWLFLGLSAALVIIFIYAGFRGYEATESVAFCGETCHTVMGPQIETYGDSAHARVPCVECHIGPGTSFWVQSKIDGIRQVVAVARNSYTRPIHTPVVSLRPAPETCEQCHWPEQFYGQKLQTKQYYRTDEQNSPWTISLLVNIGGGNPQTGRAEGIHWHMVTDSVVEYIAVDEKRQDIPWFRVTKPDGSVQVYADPTATYPDPNSVLTEKRVMDCVDCHNRPSHKFTPPAVSVNLALSKGEISGDLPFIRAVSVDLLNAEYATLDEALAGIPAGLREYYEQQYPGRVAELTEDIDQAITVLLGIYQANFFPEMNTDYRARENNLSHFVNDGCFRCHGGDQVNEVGEPLSATCDSCHEIIAQGPSADLNELQNDIAGVDFVHPLEIGDIWETVKCTQCHTRESGY, from the coding sequence ATGGATGATATGTCGAACACGCCACCGGACCCGGAAGACCAAGACGCACTTGAGGTGCCGGAGGCCGAATCCACCGGTTCCGCCGACGATGATTACACCATTCAATCGTTGTACGGCCATCCGCTGGCGGCGCTGGGCGGGGCAATCATGCTGGCCGGCATCCTGGTCTTCATCGTGCTGCTCGGTCTCGACTACCTCTCGGAGACCGAGAACCCCTATCGGTCACTCGTCGCCTTCATCGGGGCGCCCGCGATCGGGTTCCTCGGCCTGCTCCTGTTCCTGATTGCCATCCGCGTTCAGGTCTCCTCGGCCAAGCGGCACGGTCAGCACATCCGCTGGCGGTTGACGATCATCCCGTCGAGCGCCCGCTATATGCGCAACTTGTGGCTGTTCCTGGGCCTCAGCGCCGCGCTTGTCATCATCTTCATCTATGCAGGGTTCAGGGGGTACGAGGCCACCGAGTCCGTGGCATTCTGCGGAGAGACCTGCCATACAGTGATGGGTCCGCAGATCGAGACCTACGGCGACTCTGCCCACGCCCGGGTGCCGTGTGTCGAATGCCATATCGGCCCGGGTACCTCATTCTGGGTGCAGTCGAAGATCGACGGTATCCGGCAGGTTGTGGCCGTCGCACGGAACTCCTACACCCGGCCGATCCACACGCCGGTGGTGAGCCTCCGGCCTGCTCCAGAGACGTGTGAGCAGTGTCACTGGCCGGAGCAGTTCTACGGCCAGAAGTTGCAGACGAAGCAGTACTACCGGACCGACGAACAGAACTCGCCGTGGACCATTTCCCTCCTCGTCAACATCGGGGGTGGCAACCCGCAGACGGGCCGGGCCGAAGGCATCCACTGGCACATGGTCACCGACAGCGTGGTCGAGTACATCGCGGTGGATGAGAAGCGTCAGGACATCCCGTGGTTCCGGGTGACCAAGCCGGATGGGTCCGTGCAGGTGTATGCCGATCCGACCGCCACGTATCCCGATCCCAACAGCGTGCTCACTGAGAAACGGGTCATGGACTGTGTCGATTGCCACAACCGCCCGAGCCACAAGTTCACTCCTCCCGCAGTGTCGGTCAACCTCGCTTTGTCGAAGGGCGAGATCTCCGGCGACCTTCCGTTCATCCGTGCAGTGAGTGTCGACCTGCTCAACGCCGAATACGCAACGCTCGACGAGGCGTTGGCCGGCATCCCGGCCGGCTTGCGGGAGTACTACGAACAGCAGTATCCCGGGCGGGTCGCAGAACTGACTGAGGACATCGACCAGGCGATCACTGTGCTTCTCGGGATCTACCAGGCCAACTTCTTCCCTGAGATGAACACCGACTACCGGGCGCGGGAGAACAACCTCAGCCACTTCGTCAACGACGGGTGCTTCCGGTGCCACGGCGGTGACCAGGTCAACGAGGTCGGCGAACCGCTCTCGGCCACCTGCGACAGCTGTCATGAGATCATCGCGCAGGGCCCGTCTGCGGATCTCAACGAGTTGCAGAACGACATCGCCGGTGTGGACTTCGTTCACCCGCTCGAGATCGGCGACATCTGGGAAACGGTGAAGTGCACGCAGTGCCACACCCGGGAGTCCGGCTACTAG
- a CDS encoding prephenate dehydratase domain-containing protein encodes MPVGYQGEAFSYSDRAAGELFPNRQRIGFENFVDAFAALTAGDVGRLVLPIENSTTGSVLPVLDRLVAGGAKIVAEHYVEVRHAVLGVPGATLDGVVSIRSHAEALSQAGDAIARRGWQPVPVSDTAGAVRMIAERGDPTRAALAPPEAAGPHGLEILLSDVVDKLHNTTRFVVLEAGDPEIPADADKSSVAFETLHRPGALALALTELGLRGANLTRIESRPTETPWTYRFFVNLVHQPGPEGFTAVFDPHPVTMAEIHHLGTYRSEVS; translated from the coding sequence ATGCCAGTTGGATACCAGGGCGAGGCGTTCTCCTACAGCGATCGGGCTGCCGGCGAGTTGTTTCCCAACCGCCAGAGGATCGGGTTCGAGAACTTCGTTGATGCATTTGCAGCGTTGACTGCCGGAGACGTTGGTCGGTTGGTCCTGCCCATCGAGAACTCGACGACCGGGAGTGTGCTCCCGGTGCTCGACCGCCTTGTGGCGGGCGGGGCCAAGATCGTTGCCGAGCACTACGTCGAGGTGCGCCATGCGGTCCTCGGTGTGCCGGGGGCCACCCTCGATGGCGTCGTCAGCATCCGCTCGCATGCAGAGGCTCTGTCGCAGGCAGGCGATGCGATTGCCAGGCGGGGATGGCAGCCGGTGCCGGTGAGTGACACGGCGGGCGCCGTGCGGATGATTGCCGAGCGTGGCGACCCGACGCGGGCCGCGCTTGCTCCGCCTGAGGCGGCCGGGCCGCATGGGCTGGAGATCCTCTTGAGCGACGTCGTGGACAAACTCCACAACACGACGCGCTTCGTCGTGCTCGAGGCGGGTGACCCTGAGATACCGGCGGACGCCGACAAGTCCAGCGTTGCCTTTGAAACTCTTCACCGCCCGGGTGCTCTAGCGCTGGCACTCACCGAGCTCGGCTTGCGGGGTGCCAACCTGACTCGCATCGAATCGCGTCCGACCGAGACGCCGTGGACCTACCGCTTCTTCGTCAATCTTGTCCATCAGCCGGGCCCCGAAGGTTTCACGGCAGTCTTCGACCCCCACCCGGTGACGATGGCCGAGATCCACCATCTCGGCACCTACCGATCCGAAGTGAGCTGA